The Lycium ferocissimum isolate CSIRO_LF1 chromosome 10, AGI_CSIRO_Lferr_CH_V1, whole genome shotgun sequence genome window below encodes:
- the LOC132034202 gene encoding protein WHAT'S THIS FACTOR 9, mitochondrial translates to MLRRVKEGCTVSILNYHQKRTLVNVKLKWVKDRVLDGVVAGSRELKAGSTLVSIIAKNSSSGLPIYHLQTKRGQLGLPHDLKVSTFLRRYPNIFEEFSCPDSAGTPVPWFKLTPEALEFHHEEVNILRQCSTDIINRLRKLLMMTNKTMLPLQTVDQLKWDLGLPHDCGSSLIIKYPELFKLVDLPDGRAGLKLLAWDNKLAVSHLEANSAKDNGTLMFPIGFTRGFGLKRKCMEWLDEWQKLPYTSPYVDASHLDPRTDVSEKRIVGVFHELLHLTLQKKTERQNVSNLRKPLQFPQKFTKVFERHPGIFYLSMKGDTQTIVLREAYDRNKLIEKHPVVHIREKFANMMKQGFLDRSRGLYKDTNQGPEEEYSDIDSDSGMLLEHEAN, encoded by the coding sequence ATGCTGAGGAGGGTAAAAGAAGGTTGCACTGTTTCGATATTGAATTACCATCAGAAGCGTACTCTTGTGAATGTAAAGCTAAAATGGGTTAAAGATAGAGTCTTGGATGGTGTAGTAGCTGGAAGTAGAGAACTAAAGGCGGGATCTACACTAGTTTCGATCATTGCAAAAAATTCCAGTTCTGGTCTTCCTATTTACCATCTCCAAACCAAGCGTGGGCAGCTTGGGCTCCCTCATGACCTGAAAGTCTCCACTTTCCTTAGGCGATACCCAAATATTTTTGAGGAATTTTCTTGTCCTGATAGTGCTGGCACTCCTGTTCCGTGGTTCAAATTAACTCCCGAGGCCTTAGAGTTTCATCATGAAGAAGTTAATATTCTCCGCCAGTGCAGCACGGATATTATTAATAGGTTGAGAAAGCTTTTGATGATGACCAACAAGACGATGCTTCCTCTTCAGACAGTTGATCAGCTAAAATGGGATTTAGGCTTGCCACATGATTGTGGCAGTTCAttgataataaaatatcctGAGCTGTTTAAGTTGGTGGACCTTCCTGATGGTCGTGCTGGTCTGAAGCTTTTAGCATGGGATAACAAATTAGCTGTTTCCCATTTGGAGGCAAATTCTGCAAAGGATAACGGAACCTTGATGTTTCCTATTGGATTCACCCGGGGTTTCGGGTTAAAGAGAAAATGCATGGAATGGTTGGATGAATGGCAAAAGCTGCCTTATACTTCTCCTTATGTAGATGCCTCTCATTTGGACCCAAGGACAGATGTGTCAGAGAAGAGGATAGTTGGAGTGTTTCATGAGCTTTTGCATCTCACCTTACAAAAGAAAACAGAGAGGCAAAATGTTAGCAATCTTCGTAAGCCATTGCAATTTCCTCAGAAGTTCACAAAGGTCTTTGAGCGGCATCCGGGGATTTTTTACCTTTCTATGAAGGGTGACACACAGACTATCGTCCTTAGAGAGGCTTATGATCGCAATAAACTGATTGAGAAGCATCCCGTTGTTCATATAAGGGAGAAATTTGCGAACATGATGAAACAAGGTTTTCTAGATCGTAGTAGAGGGTTATATAAAGACACTAACCAAGGTCCAGAAGAGGAGTACTCTGATATAGACTCAGATTCTGGTATGCTTTTAGAACATGAAGCAAATTAG
- the LOC132034203 gene encoding uncharacterized protein LOC132034203 isoform X2, with protein MSSLVPNKLPSRGFSFFNITGTTSVKRSNLTDLEQPQVKLEPDKEVYRPGDPVTISVEIKNPTKSCSLLIEKLSFEIKGIEKLDTQWFSTPKPSPDSKQRRGEYVFMDNLTPALISNQIVSAGSSRTFMVRTILPSTIPPSYRGATIRYLYYVRSILSGQYLIMENGHFREESIRDLAELETRVPLQLWVTQKSNGLQSEEGRSSGIVPASTLPLDVYWKEMDADSDWAKINETFDGVEEGYESSRDEVSSVSSYNPMKDNLHRTFGSSLSLRSSLARSSSKDLPYLEGRSSISSQMALPQIAVADILYDSNGDGLSPSQQLKSTKSSSKYDDSTAPSVSGMGESGASEGFIRGRSYNIRLDDQVLLRFSPKNSESTYYFSDMIGGTLTFFHEEGSRRCLELSITLEMTETISRRFVHPSRRHAPSITKVHSDHHEVVADLIQTSFLFSIPMDGPMSFSTHYVSIQWALRFEFFTTPKNVDWSRYEHPLLVEGREKCEWVLPITVHAPPGGAAAAQTRNDRSFSLEPLWVHT; from the exons atgTCATCATTAGTCCCTAATAAACTACCTTCACGTGGTTTCTCATTCTTTAACATCACCGGTACAACCAGTGTTAAAAGATCCAATTTAACAGATCTAGAACAACCCCAAGTGAAACTTGAACCAGATAAAGAAGTGTATAGACCGGGTGATCCGGTAACAATTAGTGTTGAAATCAAGAACCCAACTAAATCTTGTTCTTTGCTTATTGAAAAACttagttttgaaataaaagggATTGAGAAATTGGATACTCAATGGTTCTCTACTCCTAAACCTTCACCTGATTCTAAGCAACGAAGAG GTGAGTATGTTTTTATGGATAACTTGACTCCTGCGTTAATATCAAATCAGATTGTCTCCGCCGGTAGCTCCAGAACAT TTATGGTGCGAACAATTCTACCAAGCACCATACCACCATCATACAGGGGTGCAACTATTCGTTACCTTTACTATGTTAGAAGTATTTTATCTGGACAATACTTGATAATGGAAAATGGTCACTTCCGCGAAGAGTCTATACGAGATCTTGCGGAGCTG GAAACGAGAGTACCACTTCAATTATGGGTAACTCAGAAGAGTAATGGCCTGCAAAGTGAAGAAGGTCGCAGTAGTG GGATTGTTCCTGCTTCAACTCTGCCTTTGGATGTTTACTGGAAAGAGATGGATGCAGATTCTGACTGG GctaaaataaatgaaactttTGATGGTGTGGAGGAAGGATATGAGAGTTCAAGGGATGAAGTTTCATCGGTTTCCTCCTATAATCCCATGAAAGATAATTTACACCGAACATTTGGAAGTTCATTATCCTTGCGGTCTTCCTTGGCAAGGTCTTCAAGCAAAGATCTTCCATATCTTGAAGGACGGTCAAGCATATCTTCACAAATGGCACTTCCACAGATAGCTGTAGCTGATATCTTGTATGATTCTAATGGGG ATGGTTTGTCCCCAAGTCAACAGCTGAAAAGTACGAAGTCCTCTTCCAAATATGATGATTCGACAGCACCTTCTGTCTCAGGCATGGGTGAATCTGGAGCAT CAGAAGGGTTTATTCGAGGGAGATCTTACAATATCAGACTGGATGACCAAGTGCTTCTAagattttctccaaaaaattcCGAGTCGACGTATTACTTCAGTGATATG ATAGGTGGAACCCTGACCTTTTTTCATGAAGAGGGTTCTAGAAGATGCCTTGAG CTTTCAATAACACTGGAGATGACCGAGACTATAAGCCGACGCTTTGTACATCCTTCAAGGAGACATGCTCCTTCTATTACTAAG GTTCACAGTGATCATCACGAGGTGGTTGCTGATTTAATTCAGACAAGCTTCCTTTTTTCTATTCCGATGGACGGACCTATGTCTTTTTCCACTCATTATGTCTCCATACAATGGGCTCTTCGATTTGAATTCTTTACCACTCCCAAGAATGTTGACTGGTCAAG ATATGAGCATCCTCTTTTGGTAGAGGGTAGAGAGAAATGTGAGTGGGTACTTCCAATAACTGTGCATGCACCTCCAGGAGGAGCTGCTGCAGCTCAGACAAGAAATGACAGGTCATTCTCTTTGGAACCCCTATGGGTCCATACATAA
- the LOC132034203 gene encoding uncharacterized protein LOC132034203 isoform X1 has product MSSLVPNKLPSRGFSFFNITGTTSVKRSNLTDLEQPQVKLEPDKEVYRPGDPVTISVEIKNPTKSCSLLIEKLSFEIKGIEKLDTQWFSTPKPSPDSKQRRGEYVFMDNLTPALISNQIVSAGSSRTFMVRTILPSTIPPSYRGATIRYLYYVRSILSGQYLIMENGHFREESIRDLAELETRVPLQLWVTQKSNGLQSEEGRSSGIVPASTLPLDVYWKEMDADSDWAKINETFDGVEEGYESSRDEVSSVSSYNPMKDNLHRTFGSSLSLRSSLARSSSKDLPYLEGRSSISSQMALPQIAVADILYDSNGADGLSPSQQLKSTKSSSKYDDSTAPSVSGMGESGASEGFIRGRSYNIRLDDQVLLRFSPKNSESTYYFSDMIGGTLTFFHEEGSRRCLELSITLEMTETISRRFVHPSRRHAPSITKVHSDHHEVVADLIQTSFLFSIPMDGPMSFSTHYVSIQWALRFEFFTTPKNVDWSRYEHPLLVEGREKCEWVLPITVHAPPGGAAAAQTRNDRSFSLEPLWVHT; this is encoded by the exons atgTCATCATTAGTCCCTAATAAACTACCTTCACGTGGTTTCTCATTCTTTAACATCACCGGTACAACCAGTGTTAAAAGATCCAATTTAACAGATCTAGAACAACCCCAAGTGAAACTTGAACCAGATAAAGAAGTGTATAGACCGGGTGATCCGGTAACAATTAGTGTTGAAATCAAGAACCCAACTAAATCTTGTTCTTTGCTTATTGAAAAACttagttttgaaataaaagggATTGAGAAATTGGATACTCAATGGTTCTCTACTCCTAAACCTTCACCTGATTCTAAGCAACGAAGAG GTGAGTATGTTTTTATGGATAACTTGACTCCTGCGTTAATATCAAATCAGATTGTCTCCGCCGGTAGCTCCAGAACAT TTATGGTGCGAACAATTCTACCAAGCACCATACCACCATCATACAGGGGTGCAACTATTCGTTACCTTTACTATGTTAGAAGTATTTTATCTGGACAATACTTGATAATGGAAAATGGTCACTTCCGCGAAGAGTCTATACGAGATCTTGCGGAGCTG GAAACGAGAGTACCACTTCAATTATGGGTAACTCAGAAGAGTAATGGCCTGCAAAGTGAAGAAGGTCGCAGTAGTG GGATTGTTCCTGCTTCAACTCTGCCTTTGGATGTTTACTGGAAAGAGATGGATGCAGATTCTGACTGG GctaaaataaatgaaactttTGATGGTGTGGAGGAAGGATATGAGAGTTCAAGGGATGAAGTTTCATCGGTTTCCTCCTATAATCCCATGAAAGATAATTTACACCGAACATTTGGAAGTTCATTATCCTTGCGGTCTTCCTTGGCAAGGTCTTCAAGCAAAGATCTTCCATATCTTGAAGGACGGTCAAGCATATCTTCACAAATGGCACTTCCACAGATAGCTGTAGCTGATATCTTGTATGATTCTAATGGGG CAGATGGTTTGTCCCCAAGTCAACAGCTGAAAAGTACGAAGTCCTCTTCCAAATATGATGATTCGACAGCACCTTCTGTCTCAGGCATGGGTGAATCTGGAGCAT CAGAAGGGTTTATTCGAGGGAGATCTTACAATATCAGACTGGATGACCAAGTGCTTCTAagattttctccaaaaaattcCGAGTCGACGTATTACTTCAGTGATATG ATAGGTGGAACCCTGACCTTTTTTCATGAAGAGGGTTCTAGAAGATGCCTTGAG CTTTCAATAACACTGGAGATGACCGAGACTATAAGCCGACGCTTTGTACATCCTTCAAGGAGACATGCTCCTTCTATTACTAAG GTTCACAGTGATCATCACGAGGTGGTTGCTGATTTAATTCAGACAAGCTTCCTTTTTTCTATTCCGATGGACGGACCTATGTCTTTTTCCACTCATTATGTCTCCATACAATGGGCTCTTCGATTTGAATTCTTTACCACTCCCAAGAATGTTGACTGGTCAAG ATATGAGCATCCTCTTTTGGTAGAGGGTAGAGAGAAATGTGAGTGGGTACTTCCAATAACTGTGCATGCACCTCCAGGAGGAGCTGCTGCAGCTCAGACAAGAAATGACAGGTCATTCTCTTTGGAACCCCTATGGGTCCATACATAA